In one Parageobacillus genomosp. 1 genomic region, the following are encoded:
- a CDS encoding GNAT family N-acetyltransferase, with protein sequence MIRRLTKHDHDQLFSFLQKEPSFNLFIIGDIESFGYDADFQEIWGELDETGSLKAVLLRYYNSFIPYAQGDFDVEGFAALIRQTSDSSFMLSGKSAIVERFEQWLPLENKRVMYFCECDTDEYANEMDHSIEIKQATLEDVDRIIELRRRIAEFVVGPNAREMLVKGMEAKTARTYYIEKNGNIVASASTSAENSLSAMIVGVCTDEEHRKKGYASAIVAKLIRDLLSEGKTLCLFYDNPKAGSIYKRLGFRDIGTWTMYL encoded by the coding sequence ATGATTCGGCGTCTAACAAAGCATGACCATGACCAGCTTTTTTCGTTTCTGCAAAAAGAACCGTCGTTTAATTTATTTATTATCGGTGACATCGAATCGTTTGGGTATGATGCCGATTTCCAAGAAATTTGGGGAGAATTGGACGAAACAGGCAGTCTAAAAGCAGTGCTGCTTCGGTATTATAATTCTTTTATTCCGTATGCGCAAGGAGATTTTGATGTCGAAGGGTTTGCCGCGTTGATTCGGCAAACGAGCGATTCTTCTTTTATGCTTTCCGGTAAGTCGGCTATCGTGGAGCGGTTTGAACAATGGTTGCCGCTCGAAAATAAGCGTGTCATGTATTTTTGCGAATGCGATACAGATGAATACGCGAACGAAATGGATCACTCGATAGAAATTAAACAGGCTACGCTTGAGGACGTAGATCGCATTATCGAATTGCGACGGCGCATTGCCGAATTTGTCGTTGGCCCGAACGCAAGAGAGATGCTCGTGAAAGGGATGGAGGCGAAGACGGCAAGAACGTATTACATCGAGAAAAATGGTAATATAGTTGCTTCTGCATCCACGTCAGCGGAAAATTCGTTATCCGCGATGATTGTCGGCGTCTGTACCGATGAAGAGCATCGCAAAAAAGGATACGCAAGTGCTATTGTCGCAAAATTAATTCGAGACTTGCTTTCCGAAGGGAAAACATTATGCTTATTTTATGATAATCCAAAGGCAGGCAGCATTTATAAACGCCTTGGTTTTCGCGATATCGGCACATGGACGATGTATCTCTAG
- a CDS encoding DUF6154 family protein: protein MKFVDELYEYYKNRLTGDEEDAEVMTMSILEELDRNDLLQLIQEMTDEELMGMVGLYILESLKAKMAQDGIGQTKLRDMPNVH, encoded by the coding sequence ATGAAATTTGTTGACGAGCTATATGAATACTATAAAAACCGACTCACAGGTGATGAAGAAGATGCGGAAGTGATGACGATGTCGATTTTGGAAGAGCTCGACCGCAACGATTTGCTGCAGCTCATTCAAGAAATGACCGATGAGGAATTAATGGGGATGGTGGGGCTTTACATTCTCGAAAGCCTAAAAGCGAAAATGGCGCAGGATGGAATCGGACAAACAAAACTACGAGATATGCCAAACGTTCATTGA
- the ilvA gene encoding threonine ammonia-lyase produces MLTLNDVLEAKEKMKGVVHQTPLEHSQTFSNLSGNNVYMKLENLQKTGSFKVRGSFNKIMSLTEEERKRGVIAASAGNHAQGVAYSSSMIGIPCTIVMPKGAPLSKVEATKGYGAEVILYGDVFDESLEYALELQRQRGMTFVHPFDDLAVMAGQGTIGLEILEQIPDVDVVLCPVGGGGLLAGLAFTLKQLKPSIQVYGVESSACPGMTAALRHKKPVTITSSDTIADGIAVKKPGNITYEYIEKYVDGVVCVEEAEISRTMLYLLERNKLLVEGSAACPLAALLYQKLPFTGKKVVAILSGGNVDVTLISRIIERGLVESGRFVTFTTVISDKPGQLNKLLRIIAELEANVMSIHHQRIGAKVLPGQAEIHFSLETKNEEHIHQIHQVLLKEGYDVEFFR; encoded by the coding sequence ATGCTAACGTTAAATGATGTACTAGAAGCAAAAGAGAAAATGAAAGGAGTTGTTCATCAAACCCCGCTCGAGCATTCGCAAACGTTTAGCAATTTATCCGGCAATAATGTGTATATGAAATTGGAAAACTTGCAAAAAACCGGTTCGTTTAAAGTGCGGGGCTCATTTAATAAAATTATGTCGTTAACAGAAGAAGAACGAAAACGCGGGGTGATCGCCGCATCGGCAGGAAACCATGCCCAAGGGGTCGCCTACTCTAGCAGCATGATCGGCATCCCGTGCACGATTGTCATGCCAAAGGGAGCGCCATTAAGCAAGGTCGAAGCGACAAAAGGATACGGAGCGGAAGTGATTTTGTATGGCGATGTGTTTGATGAATCGCTCGAGTATGCGCTTGAGCTGCAGCGGCAACGAGGGATGACGTTTGTTCATCCGTTTGATGATTTAGCGGTCATGGCAGGACAAGGCACGATCGGCTTGGAAATTCTCGAGCAGATTCCGGATGTCGATGTTGTTCTATGCCCGGTTGGAGGCGGCGGCCTCCTCGCTGGTTTGGCATTTACATTAAAACAGTTGAAACCGTCGATTCAAGTATATGGAGTCGAATCGTCTGCTTGCCCTGGAATGACGGCAGCGCTACGTCATAAAAAGCCGGTAACGATTACTTCCTCTGATACGATTGCTGATGGTATCGCAGTGAAGAAGCCAGGAAATATCACGTACGAATATATTGAGAAATACGTAGATGGCGTCGTTTGCGTCGAAGAAGCAGAAATTTCACGGACGATGTTATATTTGCTGGAGCGGAACAAGCTGTTAGTGGAAGGTTCCGCGGCGTGCCCGCTGGCAGCGCTGTTGTATCAAAAGCTGCCGTTTACCGGAAAAAAGGTCGTTGCTATATTAAGCGGGGGCAATGTCGATGTCACTCTCATTTCGCGAATCATTGAACGCGGGCTCGTCGAATCTGGACGGTTTGTCACGTTTACGACCGTTATTTCTGATAAACCTGGCCAGCTAAATAAATTGTTGCGCATTATCGCAGAGCTAGAAGCAAATGTCATGTCGATCCACCATCAGCGCATCGGCGCGAAAGTATTGCCGGGACAGGCGGAAATTCATTTTTCGCTCGAAACGAAAAACGAGGAGCATATTCATCAAATTCACCAAGTGTTGTTAAAAGAAGGATACGATGTGGAATTTTTTCGATAA
- a CDS encoding MDR family MFS transporter has translation MRNILTLHPISLHIIIGTLFARTAMFMTIPFLSIYLTKVKGISPVEVGAIIGISAFVSLFAGFIGGHLSDRFGRKRVMLVSIWLWVLVFIGFAVADHVAIFFLCNAFNGICRSFFEPSSRALLSDLTDQKKKLLVFNLRYAAINVGAAVGPLLGLKMGSASSTSAFWLTATIYMLYGASLLFLFHRYGDSQAVSAHSSRERVTLRSACNVLAHDKIFLFAMIGMILGTVGYSQFSSTLPQYLSSAPQFQNGVELFSYLIVVNAISVLVMQYPVSRIGKYFSPIVSIMSGTLTVGCGLFLFGVVDEPAFLVAAMIVFTMGEVMMFTMSDLFIDQIAKPHMKGLYFGAMGFTSIGNAFGPTLGGCFLSLFGVSHGIYIFGLLALLSVLGFPFLLYAFHLMKEKKRYMQYSL, from the coding sequence ATGCGAAACATTCTTACGTTACACCCAATCAGCTTACATATTATCATCGGCACGCTATTTGCGAGGACAGCAATGTTTATGACGATCCCGTTTTTGTCGATCTATTTAACCAAGGTGAAAGGAATCAGTCCTGTGGAGGTTGGGGCAATTATTGGGATTAGCGCCTTTGTTAGTTTATTTGCCGGATTTATCGGCGGGCATTTATCCGATCGGTTTGGGAGAAAGCGGGTCATGCTTGTTTCCATTTGGCTATGGGTGCTTGTGTTTATCGGTTTTGCCGTGGCTGATCACGTTGCAATCTTTTTTCTTTGCAATGCTTTTAATGGTATATGCCGTTCTTTTTTTGAACCTTCTTCACGGGCGTTATTATCCGATTTAACCGATCAAAAGAAAAAATTGCTTGTGTTTAATTTACGCTATGCAGCGATTAACGTCGGCGCCGCTGTCGGCCCGTTGCTCGGTTTAAAAATGGGAAGCGCTTCTTCTACTTCGGCGTTTTGGCTTACAGCTACTATTTATATGCTGTACGGGGCATCGCTATTGTTTTTGTTCCACCGCTACGGAGATTCTCAAGCCGTTTCTGCGCATTCGTCGAGAGAACGCGTTACATTGCGAAGCGCGTGCAACGTGTTAGCACATGATAAAATTTTTTTATTTGCTATGATTGGCATGATTTTAGGAACCGTAGGTTATTCACAATTTAGCTCGACGCTTCCGCAATACTTATCCAGCGCACCGCAGTTTCAAAATGGGGTTGAGTTATTTTCATATTTAATCGTTGTTAACGCTATTTCCGTATTAGTCATGCAGTATCCGGTTTCGCGAATCGGGAAATATTTTTCTCCGATTGTATCGATTATGTCAGGAACGTTGACAGTGGGCTGTGGCTTGTTCTTGTTTGGGGTTGTCGATGAACCCGCTTTTCTTGTTGCGGCGATGATTGTCTTTACAATGGGCGAAGTGATGATGTTTACCATGTCGGATTTATTTATTGATCAAATCGCTAAGCCGCATATGAAAGGTTTATATTTTGGGGCAATGGGATTTACATCGATTGGAAATGCATTCGGACCGACATTAGGCGGATGTTTCCTTTCTTTGTTTGGTGTGTCACATGGAATCTACATATTTGGCTTACTGGCACTTCTTAGCGTTCTAGGATTTCCGTTTCTTTTGTACGCTTTCCACTTAATGAAGGAAAAAAAACGCTATATGCAGTATAGTTTGTAG
- a CDS encoding tetracycline resistance MFS efflux pump: MKKNRFLPLLFAIMFLVMSGFGIIIPVLPFLAEDVGATPTQLGLLMAIYSLMQLLFAPFWGQMSDRYGRKPILFIGIAGLSLSFFLFAIAKTLAMLFIARIIGGMLSAATMPTAMAYIADVTTPQERGKAMGAIGAATGLGFIFGPAIGGIFSKVNLHTPFFISGGLSTVTAFLVLVFLKESLTADKQSAVSSKNETLWRTLKGPLLYLYLLQWFITFSLAGLEATFAYFAAKRAGLYSAQLGYIFMIMGLASAIVQGGLIGKLIRKFGEGRVIQGGIIVSAIGFALILLVHNFLTAAVFLSIFGVGNGVIRPCVSALVTKHAPSGQGRAAGLLSSFDSLGRIVGPVAAGWMFTKMIELPYLFGIGLSICALVCYHLFSKQ; encoded by the coding sequence ATGAAAAAGAATCGATTTCTTCCCCTTTTATTTGCCATTATGTTTTTAGTGATGTCAGGATTTGGAATTATCATCCCTGTACTCCCCTTTTTAGCCGAAGACGTCGGTGCGACTCCGACACAGTTAGGGCTGCTGATGGCGATTTACTCGCTGATGCAATTATTGTTTGCCCCGTTTTGGGGGCAAATGTCGGACCGCTACGGGCGCAAGCCAATTTTATTCATCGGCATCGCCGGTTTATCGCTCTCCTTCTTTTTATTTGCCATCGCTAAAACGCTTGCCATGCTGTTTATCGCCCGTATTATCGGCGGAATGCTATCGGCAGCCACAATGCCGACGGCAATGGCATATATCGCTGACGTCACTACGCCGCAGGAACGCGGAAAAGCGATGGGAGCGATCGGTGCGGCTACGGGGCTTGGCTTTATTTTCGGCCCGGCGATTGGCGGCATTTTTTCGAAAGTGAATTTACATACCCCTTTCTTTATTTCTGGCGGGCTTTCCACCGTCACTGCTTTTCTCGTTCTTGTCTTTTTAAAAGAATCATTGACAGCAGATAAACAATCGGCAGTGTCCAGCAAAAACGAAACGCTTTGGCGCACGTTGAAAGGACCGCTTTTATATTTATACCTTCTTCAATGGTTTATCACCTTTTCCCTCGCCGGACTGGAAGCGACATTCGCCTACTTTGCTGCCAAACGCGCCGGATTATATTCCGCACAGCTAGGCTACATTTTTATGATTATGGGCCTTGCGAGCGCCATTGTCCAAGGGGGGCTTATCGGCAAATTGATTCGCAAATTTGGTGAAGGTCGTGTCATTCAAGGCGGCATTATCGTATCTGCGATCGGATTTGCCTTGATTTTACTCGTTCATAATTTTCTGACCGCTGCCGTCTTTTTATCGATATTTGGTGTCGGCAACGGCGTCATCCGTCCTTGTGTATCAGCGCTTGTCACAAAACATGCGCCAAGCGGCCAAGGGCGCGCCGCCGGGCTTCTCTCTTCCTTTGACTCACTCGGACGCATCGTCGGCCCGGTAGCTGCCGGCTGGATGTTTACGAAAATGATTGAACTTCCTTATCTTTTTGGCATTGGCTTATCTATTTGTGCTCTCGTTTGTTACCACCTATTTTCTAAACAATGA
- a CDS encoding alanyl-tRNA editing protein encodes MTEKWYYTSPTTSEWTTTVTSAEKDGDTYIVTLAETAFYPEGGGQPCDNGTIAGIPVLEVFEKNEEVYHRLPSLPAASTVRCQIDMARRLDHTQQHSGQHLLSAVCIELFDAHTVGFHMGNEVVTIDLNVPSLSEQALTAIENRANELIYANIPVETYYVTKEEARQLPLRKLPEIEGNIRVVEIKGVDVSACCGTHVSRTGEIGMIKLLRTERHRGMTRLSFVCGKRALTDYQLSHRIVTAASLQLGTNRDMLLDVLDKWEAEKKEMQKQLEQFKEIVFATEAENVAQQAGQEQVVVRVYEQYTLKDIQTIANMIANRYEKTAVLATTLEQRIVIVKAPSLSLHIGKRLKEMLVLSNGKGGGNERQAQAVFPSEEEMRKFLRLLQEDIQKVSVRD; translated from the coding sequence TTGACGGAAAAATGGTATTACACTTCCCCAACAACTAGCGAATGGACAACCACGGTCACAAGCGCAGAAAAAGACGGAGATACATACATTGTCACATTAGCGGAAACAGCGTTCTATCCCGAAGGCGGCGGACAGCCATGCGACAACGGTACAATCGCCGGTATCCCTGTGCTAGAAGTGTTCGAAAAAAATGAAGAAGTATATCATCGTCTTCCTTCCCTTCCTGCCGCATCGACTGTTCGTTGTCAAATTGATATGGCGCGCCGTCTCGACCATACCCAGCAACATAGCGGCCAGCACTTATTGTCTGCCGTGTGCATCGAACTGTTTGACGCGCATACTGTCGGATTCCATATGGGCAATGAAGTCGTAACGATTGATTTAAACGTCCCGTCTTTATCAGAACAGGCGCTTACAGCCATCGAAAACCGCGCCAATGAATTGATTTACGCCAACATCCCTGTCGAAACCTATTACGTAACAAAAGAAGAAGCACGCCAGCTTCCGCTTCGCAAACTTCCTGAAATCGAAGGAAATATCCGAGTTGTCGAAATAAAAGGGGTTGATGTTTCCGCCTGCTGCGGCACGCATGTATCACGGACGGGGGAAATCGGCATGATTAAGCTGTTGAGAACGGAACGCCATCGCGGAATGACACGCCTCTCGTTTGTTTGCGGCAAACGCGCGCTTACCGACTATCAGCTGTCCCATCGTATCGTAACTGCTGCTTCTTTGCAACTGGGAACGAATCGGGATATGCTGCTTGACGTTCTCGACAAATGGGAAGCAGAAAAGAAAGAGATGCAAAAGCAGCTTGAACAATTTAAAGAGATCGTATTTGCAACAGAAGCGGAAAACGTCGCTCAACAAGCAGGGCAGGAACAGGTCGTCGTACGCGTTTATGAACAATATACGTTAAAGGACATACAAACTATCGCCAACATGATTGCCAACCGCTATGAAAAAACGGCGGTGTTAGCTACAACATTAGAGCAGCGCATCGTGATCGTCAAAGCGCCTTCCCTTTCTCTGCACATCGGAAAGCGGCTCAAAGAAATGCTTGTATTATCAAACGGAAAAGGCGGCGGAAACGAACGGCAGGCACAGGCCGTTTTTCCTTCCGAAGAAGAGATGCGAAAATTTCTTCGTTTATTGCAAGAGGACATTCAAAAGGTGAGCGTTCGCGATTGA
- a CDS encoding two-component system sensor histidine kinase NtrB — protein MDDLSYEHLKQRTAELEQQIQFYQNFIRKIPFPFVFTDYKTGIKLEKSREKAAPIMKPIPVSPAKEAELQWDIDFYRDIPFEKIETFLTPIFDLVPHHIVFVDGNGIITLCNLQAANDTGVNRDAIIGKHIRELLQLPDELIVTLQSIEKKEPIYNQEVLDRFYGIINTRIIYNDDGSIKRVISMFQSLNLMKENEKLAVAGRIAAGIAHEIRNPLTTVRGYLQFLKSDLPDRIISLIDRLLIPELDRANSIITDFLSIAKPADIKIEKIRLNKFILEDVGMLLQSEALLNNVNVYFDLDKQLDPYEINGDKKQLLQVFLNLFRNAVEAKVKKTMNVTISSKRSNNIAQIQFCDDGPGIPPTVIDHIFDPFFSTKETGTGLGLPLSRKIIEIHKGTMKVQSDGNGTCFLIELPIDDKKLSL, from the coding sequence ATGGACGATTTATCTTACGAACACCTGAAACAGCGAACAGCGGAATTAGAACAGCAAATACAATTTTATCAAAATTTTATTAGAAAAATCCCGTTTCCATTTGTTTTCACCGATTACAAAACAGGAATAAAATTAGAAAAAAGCCGCGAAAAAGCAGCGCCAATCATGAAACCGATCCCTGTTTCGCCGGCAAAAGAGGCGGAATTACAATGGGATATTGATTTTTATCGCGACATACCGTTTGAGAAAATCGAAACATTTTTAACGCCGATTTTTGACCTTGTTCCCCATCACATTGTGTTTGTCGATGGCAACGGCATCATTACGCTTTGCAACTTGCAAGCGGCCAACGATACCGGGGTGAACCGCGACGCGATCATTGGAAAACATATCCGTGAATTATTGCAGCTGCCCGATGAACTGATTGTGACGCTGCAGTCCATTGAAAAAAAGGAACCAATCTATAATCAGGAAGTACTAGACCGCTTTTACGGCATCATTAATACACGCATTATTTATAATGACGACGGCTCGATCAAACGGGTCATCAGCATGTTCCAATCGTTAAACTTGATGAAGGAAAATGAAAAACTTGCTGTCGCCGGCCGCATCGCCGCCGGGATTGCCCACGAAATTCGCAATCCGCTAACGACGGTGCGCGGCTATTTACAATTTTTGAAAAGCGATCTTCCGGATCGAATTATTTCGCTTATCGATCGCCTGCTTATTCCCGAGCTAGATCGCGCCAACAGCATTATTACCGACTTCTTAAGCATCGCAAAGCCTGCGGATATTAAAATAGAAAAAATCCGACTCAACAAATTTATTTTAGAAGACGTAGGAATGCTGCTGCAAAGTGAAGCGTTGCTAAATAATGTAAATGTTTATTTTGACTTAGATAAACAGCTCGATCCGTATGAAATAAACGGTGATAAAAAACAGTTGCTACAAGTGTTTTTAAATTTATTCCGCAATGCAGTCGAAGCAAAAGTAAAAAAGACAATGAATGTTACCATTTCCAGCAAACGATCGAACAACATAGCGCAAATTCAATTTTGCGACGATGGTCCGGGCATACCGCCGACAGTGATCGATCATATTTTTGATCCGTTTTTCTCCACTAAAGAAACAGGTACTGGCCTTGGGCTTCCACTATCGCGAAAAATTATCGAAATTCACAAAGGAACGATGAAAGTACAAAGTGATGGCAACGGTACATGTTTTCTCATTGAGCTACCCATTGACGACAAAAAGCTGTCCCTATAA
- a CDS encoding MATE family efflux transporter, producing MQQTMTYREKIVQLLHIFLPVFITQVGQYAMNFADVTMSGHASSKDLAGVAIGSSLWVPVFTGMSGILLALTPIVSQHLGAKRHEQIPHAVIQAMYLAGVIALFIIAIGAILLHPILDHMNLDNKVRRVAFHYLMALSVGIVPLFLYYVLRCFIDALGQTKITMFITLTALPINILFNYLLIYGQCGFPKLGGVGTGYATAITYWYCFFIAAIIVRKFQRFARYRLFTRFYPLSFAAWKELLKIGVPIGFAIFFETSIFAAVTLLMSEFSTTTIAAYQSAMNFASFLYMIPLSISTALTIAVGFEVGANRYQDAKQYSYLGIGMAVATAVVTSLLLYFFRADIARIYTNEPDVLALTAQFLLYAIFFQFSDAVAAPIQGALRGYKDVNATFWAAFVAYWGIGLPLGYTLANFTSLGAFGYWIGLISGLAAGAIFLFFRLLSIQRRYGCRNEHG from the coding sequence ATGCAGCAGACGATGACGTATAGAGAGAAAATCGTTCAATTACTACATATTTTTCTTCCCGTATTCATCACCCAAGTCGGCCAATATGCAATGAATTTTGCCGATGTCACTATGTCAGGTCATGCCAGTTCCAAAGATTTGGCGGGAGTCGCGATTGGATCCAGCTTATGGGTTCCGGTGTTTACCGGAATGAGCGGCATTTTGCTGGCGCTAACTCCCATCGTTTCCCAGCATCTTGGAGCGAAGCGGCATGAACAAATTCCCCATGCGGTTATCCAAGCGATGTATTTAGCGGGTGTGATCGCACTTTTTATCATTGCCATAGGTGCCATCCTTTTGCACCCGATTTTGGACCATATGAACCTAGACAACAAGGTGCGGCGCGTCGCTTTCCACTATTTAATGGCCCTTTCCGTTGGTATCGTCCCGCTCTTTCTTTACTATGTTTTGCGTTGCTTTATCGATGCGCTCGGGCAGACGAAAATTACGATGTTTATCACCTTAACGGCGCTGCCAATCAATATTTTGTTCAATTACTTGCTTATTTACGGCCAATGCGGATTTCCAAAGCTCGGCGGCGTCGGTACCGGCTATGCAACCGCCATTACCTACTGGTATTGCTTTTTTATCGCCGCTATTATTGTCCGAAAGTTTCAGCGTTTTGCCCGCTACCGCCTGTTTACGCGTTTTTATCCTCTCTCTTTCGCTGCGTGGAAAGAGCTCTTGAAAATTGGCGTGCCGATTGGTTTTGCGATTTTTTTTGAAACAAGCATTTTTGCCGCCGTTACGTTGCTGATGAGCGAATTCAGCACGACGACGATCGCCGCCTATCAAAGCGCTATGAATTTTGCTTCGTTTCTATATATGATCCCGCTCAGCATTTCGACCGCTTTGACCATTGCCGTCGGCTTCGAGGTCGGGGCGAATCGCTATCAAGATGCGAAGCAATACAGCTATCTTGGCATCGGCATGGCGGTAGCGACGGCAGTCGTAACATCGCTTTTGCTTTATTTTTTCCGTGCCGATATCGCCCGTATTTATACGAATGAGCCTGATGTTTTGGCGCTGACGGCACAATTTTTATTGTATGCGATTTTCTTCCAGTTTTCCGATGCAGTTGCCGCTCCCATCCAAGGAGCGCTTCGCGGCTACAAAGATGTTAATGCCACGTTTTGGGCCGCCTTCGTCGCCTACTGGGGAATTGGGCTTCCGCTCGGTTACACGCTCGCCAACTTTACTTCTCTAGGAGCGTTTGGCTACTGGATTGGGCTGATTTCCGGGCTTGCTGCTGGCGCGATATTTCTCTTTTTCCGCCTCCTTTCTATCCAGCGCCGCTACGGATGCAGAAATGAACATGGCTGA
- a CDS encoding YjcZ family sporulation protein — protein sequence MPFGLFGWGGGPWGGYGWGGYGYGGFGHGRGSSFVLIVVLFILLIIVGATWC from the coding sequence ATGCCATTTGGCTTATTCGGCTGGGGCGGCGGCCCTTGGGGCGGCTATGGCTGGGGAGGCTACGGCTACGGTGGCTTCGGTCATGGCCGTGGTTCTAGTTTCGTATTGATCGTTGTCTTGTTCATCTTGCTCATCATTGTCGGAGCAACATGGTGCTAA
- a CDS encoding YjcZ family sporulation protein, whose amino-acid sequence MGAAYGGGFALVVVLFILLIIVGCACIGGWWC is encoded by the coding sequence ATGGGTGCAGCTTACGGCGGCGGATTTGCGTTAGTCGTTGTCTTGTTCATCTTGTTAATTATTGTCGGATGTGCGTGTATTGGTGGCTGGTGGTGCTAA